Proteins found in one Choloepus didactylus isolate mChoDid1 chromosome 3, mChoDid1.pri, whole genome shotgun sequence genomic segment:
- the LOC119528561 gene encoding myotrophin, whose protein sequence is MCDKEFMWALKNGDLDEVKDYVAKGEDVNRTLEGGRKPLHYAADCGQLEILEFLLLKGADINAPDKHHITPLLSAVYEGHVSCVKLLLSKGADKTVKGPDGLTAFEATDNQAIKALLQ, encoded by the coding sequence ATGTGCGACAAGGAGTTCATGTGGGCCCTGAAAAACGGAGACTTGGACGAGGTTAAAGACTATGTGGCCAAGGGAGAAGATGTCAACCGGACATTAGAAGGTGGAAGGAAGCCTCTTCATTATGCAGCAGATTGTGGCCAGCTTGAAATCCTGGAATTTCTGCTGCTGAAAGGAGCAGATATTAATGCTCCAGATAAACATCATATTACTCCTCTTCTGTCTGCTGTCTATGAGGGTCATGTTTCCTGCGTGAAATTGCTTCTGTCAAAGGGTGCTGATAAGACTGTGAAAGGTCCAGATGGATTAACTGCCTTTGAAGCCACTGACAACCAGGCAATCAAAGCTCTTCTTCAGTGA